In Chryseobacterium lactis, a single genomic region encodes these proteins:
- a CDS encoding type VI secretion system contractile sheath small subunit gives MAMFNYGVGGNEVKVDANEAIQEIQENKSLIVSQLTTEESYTPEIVTGLKTVEDVFKHFQPSVAVQHETEDGSVVEEEFRFQNLGDFTPKSLTQKSDYLQQLSMEQEQYNKIVRQLKTNKILRNMLENDQTRAAFIEVLKEVAQELEK, from the coding sequence ATGGCAATGTTTAATTATGGTGTTGGCGGAAACGAGGTAAAAGTAGACGCTAATGAAGCTATTCAGGAAATACAGGAAAATAAATCACTGATAGTAAGCCAACTTACAACAGAAGAATCTTATACCCCTGAAATTGTAACAGGATTAAAAACCGTAGAAGATGTCTTCAAACACTTTCAACCTTCAGTAGCAGTACAACATGAAACAGAAGATGGAAGCGTAGTTGAAGAAGAATTCCGTTTTCAAAATCTTGGAGACTTTACTCCTAAAAGCCTTACTCAAAAATCAGACTATCTACAGCAATTGAGTATGGAGCAGGAGCAGTACAACAAAATTGTACGTCAGCTGAAAACTAATAAAATTCTACGCAATATGCTGGAGAACGATCAGACAAGAGCGGCGTTCATAGAAGTATTGAAAGAAGTGGCACAAGAACTTGAAAAATAA
- a CDS encoding peptidoglycan recognition protein family protein: protein MVGVSFETWSEIKREPLTMANAIVLNAYVTKIENNKYVQINAASVGDTVYIIVETTGLIGKKIEVNILDRDGVFDGKDFAVVDLLQDDKDTQGLLSATVDKDGRAVYKVKLQPSTDKKDIEAWGNKINKAKDKKVYTCLLVDADKHNPGFNITYMGRNAAGHENDSQKSSKSNYWLDENGKWFGIKYCECNVYSIDKELLSGLNVVHTKAESKVKGNNGIQKVIAIVLHRTIGSSISGAIAHSKGTHFYVEGSRGVDGEIFQPIKLDQFSNHIMNETARTGHMEVQTENSIGIEVIGMAYYKVGKDLYTVYDYKVKDPTSVKLTKSFKGQRRLNGKWIDEDIYWDELTDAQVKSVKCIVVTLMKKYNLKKENIFTHEEMQSKTAGEGQVVKDAIFPLLNECL from the coding sequence ATGGTAGGAGTAAGTTTTGAAACATGGTCCGAGATCAAAAGAGAACCTCTTACTATGGCTAATGCTATAGTTCTTAATGCCTACGTTACTAAGATTGAAAATAATAAATATGTTCAGATCAATGCTGCTTCTGTGGGAGATACAGTTTATATTATTGTTGAAACAACAGGTTTAATCGGTAAAAAAATAGAAGTGAATATCCTTGACCGCGATGGCGTTTTTGATGGTAAAGACTTTGCCGTCGTAGATCTACTTCAGGATGATAAAGATACACAAGGTCTGCTTTCGGCAACAGTAGACAAAGATGGACGAGCCGTTTATAAAGTAAAACTTCAGCCTTCTACTGACAAAAAAGACATTGAAGCGTGGGGAAATAAAATTAATAAAGCCAAAGACAAAAAAGTCTATACCTGTTTACTGGTCGATGCTGATAAACATAATCCCGGCTTCAATATTACTTACATGGGAAGAAATGCAGCAGGTCATGAAAATGACTCTCAGAAATCTTCCAAATCCAATTACTGGCTTGATGAAAATGGGAAATGGTTTGGGATTAAATACTGTGAATGCAATGTTTATTCTATTGATAAAGAATTATTAAGCGGACTAAATGTTGTTCATACGAAGGCAGAAAGTAAGGTAAAGGGAAACAATGGAATCCAAAAAGTTATTGCAATCGTTTTACATAGAACGATTGGATCCTCAATTTCAGGAGCTATTGCACATTCAAAAGGTACTCATTTCTATGTTGAAGGATCGCGTGGTGTGGATGGAGAAATTTTCCAGCCTATTAAACTAGATCAGTTTTCCAATCATATTATGAATGAGACTGCGAGAACTGGTCATATGGAAGTTCAAACTGAAAACTCTATCGGAATAGAAGTAATTGGGATGGCTTACTATAAAGTAGGAAAAGACCTCTACACTGTTTATGATTATAAAGTAAAAGATCCGACCTCTGTTAAACTAACAAAATCATTTAAAGGACAACGGAGGCTTAATGGAAAGTGGATTGATGAGGATATTTATTGGGATGAATTGACGGATGCACAAGTTAAATCGGTGAAATGTATTGTTGTTACGTTGATGAAAAAATATAATCTAAAAAAAGAAAATATTTTTACGCATGAAGAAATGCAATCGAAGACTGCTGGAGAAGGACAGGTTGTTAAAGATGCTATTTTTCCACTATTAAATGAATGTTTATGA
- a CDS encoding DUF5458 family protein, with product MDSKLQAQESQQQGQQQHSGQPKGNPLAELNKMGGFGFVESVVDGIANMNPTRKARKEIFLNDGNKSDERKELLQKINLWVSLLEGNEPADKMADTCKTKAQQADQNLKTNLKNTLDAVRLLETNYRTVAQFYKNTELDKVDNVSIVNASLEQVSDLDNPLFIDAISDEFKNYYDRLDLRDNYSILAIPGYLGSNKVIEKWAKICNENKVMMVTDFANLDKPDDVVDLFHSANLTGGELHRSNVIMTCNWLVGRGKAEEVGEEENVELPPSTSLAGKIHKTLMSQVAAGKKHGNINEVDAVKFELKKSEISQLEKMGLVPMVNEYGKIMAFSAKTLFTGDNIGLQTYSVVRVFDYVTKVLLDFLNRRAFENWNAKNEDDLRRQIVTFLDNIKGPDKLIEKFKIVRFEQDRVNKDRVWLDIRMTPYFPTKSFVIKLDGHKGDDGNEWDAEYTQE from the coding sequence ATGGATAGCAAATTACAGGCACAAGAAAGCCAGCAGCAGGGTCAACAGCAACACTCAGGGCAGCCGAAGGGCAACCCCCTTGCAGAGCTGAATAAAATGGGAGGTTTTGGCTTTGTTGAATCCGTCGTAGACGGTATTGCCAATATGAACCCTACAAGAAAGGCAAGAAAAGAAATCTTCCTGAATGATGGTAATAAATCAGATGAAAGAAAGGAACTTCTTCAGAAAATTAATCTTTGGGTAAGCCTTTTAGAAGGTAATGAACCAGCAGATAAAATGGCCGATACGTGCAAGACAAAAGCACAGCAAGCCGATCAGAATCTGAAAACAAACTTAAAAAATACACTCGATGCCGTTCGTCTGTTGGAAACCAACTACAGAACAGTAGCTCAATTCTACAAAAATACAGAATTGGATAAAGTGGATAACGTAAGTATAGTGAACGCAAGCCTTGAACAGGTTTCAGACTTAGATAATCCTCTATTTATAGATGCTATTTCTGATGAATTTAAGAATTATTACGATCGTTTGGATCTTAGAGATAATTACTCAATTCTTGCAATCCCGGGGTATTTAGGTTCCAATAAAGTAATCGAAAAATGGGCAAAGATCTGTAACGAGAACAAAGTAATGATGGTTACGGATTTCGCCAATCTTGATAAACCGGACGATGTTGTAGACTTATTCCATTCTGCAAACCTTACAGGTGGTGAACTTCACAGAAGTAACGTAATTATGACTTGTAACTGGTTGGTAGGACGCGGAAAAGCAGAAGAAGTAGGAGAAGAAGAGAATGTAGAACTTCCACCTTCCACTTCATTAGCCGGAAAAATCCATAAAACATTAATGTCTCAGGTGGCAGCCGGTAAAAAACATGGTAACATCAATGAGGTAGACGCTGTAAAATTCGAATTGAAGAAAAGTGAAATTTCTCAGTTGGAAAAAATGGGTCTTGTACCCATGGTAAACGAGTACGGAAAAATTATGGCTTTCTCTGCGAAAACATTATTTACAGGAGACAATATTGGTCTTCAGACGTATTCCGTAGTTCGTGTATTCGACTATGTAACTAAAGTATTACTGGACTTCCTGAACAGAAGAGCCTTCGAAAACTGGAATGCTAAGAACGAAGATGATTTAAGAAGACAAATTGTAACCTTCCTGGATAATATCAAAGGACCGGACAAATTGATTGAGAAATTCAAGATTGTTCGTTTCGAGCAGGATAGAGTAAACAAAGACAGAGTATGGCTTGATATCCGTATGACACCTTATTTCCCTACGAAAAGTTTTGTTATTAAACTTGACGGACATAAAGGAGATGATGGTAACGAATGGGATGCAGAGTACACTCAGGAGTAA